The sequence ACTGTTGGCTCCTTTCTTATAGCATTTGCAAGTGCTGTGCTTTATCTCTATAAGAACGATGCTAAACATAAGCCGTTGCTGCCTAACCAGTCTTTAGAGAAACTTGATATTGCTATCTACAGGTTTAATGCACTGGGCTTCGCTTTCTGTATTATAATGATAATAGCAGGCTCTATATGGGCAAACAATGCATGGGGCAGATATTGGGGATTTGATCCTGTAGAAACATGGTCACTCGTCGTATGGCTTGCATATGGGTTATTCTTGCATCTCAGGCTTAACAGAAACTGGGTGGGCAGAAGATCCGCAATATTAACAATCACCCTATTTCTCTTATCAATAGGTGCTTTCTTTTTTATTCCATACCTCTTTAAAACTATTCATTCAGAGTACCTTGTGAGATAAGTTAGAACTGTTTTTCAAATGGATAAAACAACATCTGAGGATCAATGCCTTTTATGGTTCATGTCATGGCCATGCGGGCCGGTGGTGATATAATTCAATGTATAGCATAGAGATTATTATCATGAGAACCAACATAGATCGTTCCATTTGCACCTACTGCAGGGGATGAGTAGATAAAGCTACCTGTTGGATATGACCATTTGTGCATGCCTGTGTCGATGTATGTATTAACAGTGCTTAATCCGGTATTACGTATATTCCCTCTAAATTTCGGCCATGGTGGATTACCTTTTAGCCCGCTGTTCTTGTTGCTCCCGCAGCCGGGTTCACTGAGTATTATGAATACCAAGGAGAAAATTAAATATCGTTTCATTTCACTCTCCTCAATAAAACGGATTATAGCTTTACAGAGGATAATCGTCAATGGGATTAAAAGCCCGCATTGGTTCCTTGCCCTTGCAAGGCTTTTCGTTTATTCTGTTAATAATCCCAAAGAATAAAAGGAGGACTTAAAAATGACAAAGTTGTTTAAACGGAGCATCCTGATCTTCATCACTACATTCATCCTTACATTCGCGATGTTTTTCTTCAGAGTTTCCATGAGTCATGCCGGATACGATGTCGCAACGGCAAACAACAACCACACGGGCTTTTATCTTGGTGCAGGTACCGGCTTCGACATACCCGCAGGACCGGACGAGGACGGGTACGGTTTAGGAATCGGCTGGACACTCAAACTCGGGTATCAGTTCATAAGGTACCTTGCAATCGAGGGCGGCTATCATCAGTCATTGGGCAGTTTTAATCAACAGAACAATACACCGTCCGGCACACAGTCATGGCAAGGGCTGTGGACCTTTATAGAAATCCCGTTCATTGAACTAAAGCCTATTATACCGTTGAGCCTGAGAAACAACCTGTATTTTATCCTGGGAATTGCTAACGCCGGTTTTGAGTTGGCAACATCCAATTTACCTTCCAATGTTACAATATCCTCTTTCGGCACAGGATACGATTTCGGGATGGGGTTTGAAGGCTATATAACGAACCATATCTCCCTCGGCGGCGAGTTGATATATCATAACTTTACAAATAATAAGTTTAACGCAAGCGGCGGGCTCAATGGAAGTGCTACAACACCTTACAATCTGAACATGAGCTTTACGTCTTTAAACTTCTCGTTCCTGTATCATTTTTGATCGGGATCCCATTGTCCTATCTATAAAATAAAGGGGCACGCTGAAGCGTGCCCCTTGTCGATTCGTCTTTTCGATGTCTTTATGAAGCTATCGTCCTTCTGACCTTCCCCTGGATTTTTCTTCGCGTCTTTGCTGGCCATGGGATTGTCTTTCCTCAGGGCGCTGGTATCTCTGCCCCCGGGACTGTCCAGGGTGTTCCCGTATCCACTGCTGGTGTCTTATAACCTCAGGTCTTCTCTGGTACTCCTGCTGCCTTTGGTATCTTATATACCGCCTTTGCTGTATAGCTCTGGGATGATAGTCCCGCACACCCCATTTCCTTTGCCGTTCCCAATACCTGTCGTTGTGCCAGCCTCTCCAGTTGCGTTGCAGTTCCCGGTCGGGAATACGTTCATAGTTCCACGGGTGTCCCTGCCAATCTCGGTCCCTGTAGTATTCTCTCCATCGCGGGTCTACGTCGTAGTAGAAACGCGGTACACGGTTGAAATAAATCCAGCCGCGGTTATAATATCGTGATCGATACCATCCGCCTTCCCACGGACGCCACCACCATCCGTTCCAGAAGAATAAATCTACCCCTACATTCGGCACAACGTACACATCATTCGTATCCGGCAGTACTACTACATCCGGCGGCGCCCCGAATACGACCGGCGGCGGCAGAGAGATTCCGATACTGATATCCACCCCTGCCATTGCCGGAACAGGAACGGACATTACCGGTATCAAAAGTATGAGCCCTAAGAGTAACTTTTTCATTTTGGTTCCTCCTTTGTCAGGTATGTTTCCTTATCTATACCATGCGATCCCGAATCAATCAATACAGCCTTTGTGCGATGTGTTTGAACCCCTTCTTTTCGTAAAAGAGATTCTCTGTTCCAATATGGCTATCGCGCAAAGTACATCAGATTGCGTTTTAGCGCACAAAACTTCTGATGGTATCGTGATTGCCCGCAAGAATGAATGTCAGCAGGTTTTTCTCCAGCTAAAACAGAAGTCTTATATGAATGCCGGCCATGATTTCCCAGTGAAGTCCCCGCAATTTCTTTAGACCCAGTTCCTGCGGCCGTTGTCCAAAATTGCCTTTCTCTACGGCCACTGAGGGCCGGAGTAGGGAAAGTACTGGGGGCCTTTTGCAGCACGGGCAAGTTTCGTTACCGTATCGTCGCCGTAGTTTGCGACCCATACATTACCCGCGCTGTCTATTGCTATTGCACAGGGCTCTGTCCCCGCAGCATATGTCCTTATGATTTTGCCGGTGGAGTTTAGCTCGGTAACACGGTTACTATATTGGTTCGTTACCCAGACATTGCCTGCATTATCTATGGCAACACCGTTAGGAGATGTTCCTGCGCTAAAGGTTCCCAGGAGTGTTCCCATCGAGTTGAGTTTTGTAACGGTGTTTGCACCATTATTGGCAACCCAGACATTCCCGGATCGGTCTATTGCTATGCCTATAGGATTTGACCCGACGGGATAGGTTCTCGTCCGTACACCGCCCGGGTTTAGTTTCGTAACGCTGGCGCTATCATTATTAACAACCCAGACATTCCCGGCTCTGTCTATCGCTATGTTCCAGGGCATTGTTCCGACGGTATAGGTTTCCACGGTTATTCCGGCAGATGAAAGTCTTGATACCGTAGAATCGAAATAATTAGAAACCCAGACATTCCCGGAGCTGTCGATCGCTATGCCTTTCGGCTCTGTTCCGACCGTATAGGCTTTTATGATTTTGCCGCTGGAGTCGAGTTCCGAAACGATGCTGTCGCCGTTATTGACAACCCAGACATTCCCGGAGCTGTCTATAGCTATGCCGTAAGGATATGTCCCGACAGGATAGGTTCCCATCCGGCCGCCGTTTGAGTTTAGTTCAGTAATATCCGCGCTGCCCTTATTAACAACCCAAACATTTCTGGCGCCATCTATCGCAATTGCCGCGGGCTGTGTTCCGGTATGGATGATCCCGCATCCCGCTGAAAAAATAATTACAATCGATGAAAAAGTTAAAAGTATTTTGATAGTTACTTTCATAATCCCCCTTTTAATCTATTCTTGAAAATGTCTTTTCTATTGTTTCGATCCAAAATCCCTTTCTTTTAAGGACACTGCGGGCCGGAGGCGTCACCGCTCAATTCTGTGATTCCGTTATTCCATTCATTGTCCATACAGATGGTAGCTTTACAGAAAATATCCGTCAAGCGGAAAAAACAGGATGCTGTATCCGCACCCGATATTTTTCTGTTTTTCAAACGCGTATTTTGGTGTATGGTGAAGAACAATGATTCTTATCCAAGGGGTACATATGAAAAAAGCGCTTCTCGGGCTGGTTGCTTTCAGTATGGTGTTTGCCGGTGTTCGGGGGTATGCTGATGGACATAGGTTTAACCGCCGGTTTGACCCTGTTGTTTTGCAGGGGACAACGATCTCCCCGTTTCTCGGTCGGAATATAGAGAATTTCAGGTTGTATAAGGTGGTCCGGGAAAAAGGAAAGCATGGGCTTGTGCGGGAGTCCTTACAATCGACACCTTTCCAGCCGATACCGTTTCAGATAGANNNNNNNNNNNNNNNNNNNNNNNNNNNNNNNNNNNNNNNNNNNNNNNNNNNNNNNNNNNNNNNNNNNNNNNNNNNNNNNNNNNNNNNNNNNNNNNNNNNNNNNNNNNNNNNNNNNNNNNNNNNNNNNNNNNNNNNNNNNNNNNNNNNNNNNNNNNNNNNNNNNNNNNNNNNNNNNNNNNNNNNNNNNNNNNNNNNNNNNNNNNNNNNNNNNNNNNNNNNNNNNNNNNNNNNNNNNNNNNNNNNNNNNNNNNNNNNNNNNNNNNNNNNNNNNNNNNNNNNNNNNNNNNNNNNNNNNNNNNNNNNNNNNNNNNNNNNNNNNNNNNNNNNNNNNNNNNNNNNNNNNNNNNNNNNNNNNNNNNNNNNNNNNNNNNNNNNNNNNNNNNNNNNNNNNNNNNNNNNNNNNNNNNNNNNNNNNNNNNNNNNNNNNNNNNNNNNNNNNNNNNNNNNNNNNNNNNNNNNNNNNNNNNNNNNNNNNNNNNNNNNNNNNNNNNNNNNNNNNNNNNNNNNNNNNNNNNNNNNNNNNNNNNNNNNNNNNNNNNNNNNNNNNNNNNNNNNNNNNNNNNNNNNNNNNNNNNNNNNNNNNNNNNNNNNNNNNNNNNNNNNNNNNNNNNNNNNNNNNNNNNNNNNNNNNNNNNNNNNNNNNNNNNNNNNNNNNNNNNNNNNNNNNNNNNNNNNNNNNNNNNNNNNNNNNNNNNNNNNNNNNNNNNNNNNNNNNNNNNNNNNNNNNNNNNNNNNNNNNNNNNNNNNNNNNNNNNNNNNNNNNNNNNNNNNNNNNNNNNNNNNNNNNNNNNNNNNNNNNNNNNNNNNNNNNNNNNNNNNNNNNNNNNNNNNNNNNNNNNNNNNNNNNNNNNNNAGGATGTTCCGTTTACCAAAGGCCTTTATTTTGTCGATGACGAATCAAAGCCGGATCCCCCGGAGAATGAGCCCGGACAAATTGGCAGTACCGGCTATGACTTCGGCAATCTCATGAAAGCCAGGAAGGGAACGTATACGTTTACATCCTACATCTATGTTCCCGTTGGATACAAGCCCGGGCAAGAGACACCGTGGCTGAATATTATTGACCATCCGGTCACTCATGCGGTTTACTACAACAATCAACGGGTGGAGCCTGTAAAGTTTACGTTTAAAAAACATTGAAGTGCAGGGGTGTGTACAAAAAACACCCTCAAAAAAACAAAGGAAGGGCAGAGGAAGTATGTTGAGTTTGTAGAAGCAATGATAGATCAGAGATATGAGAGTCCGTTAAAGGCTGCGGTTGCATCGAGCATACTCGGGGTTATGATTTTATCAATCGGATAAAGGCTAGATATTTGTGTGATAGGGATATAGACCGGAACCTTGTCCGCAATCTTAAACCGGGCGGCTCATTCATTATCCTTGATTTTGCCGAATTCGATATGGCAAAAATGCCCGCCTTATACCGCTGGGTTTTCAAAACGATAGAATGCAAATATGCCTTCGATTTTATTGAAAGGGATTGGAAGGCTATTTTGAGTGCTTATGGATTTGGCAGCTTTACAGAGCATCATTATATAAAAAAGTATGTAAGGCTTTTAAGAGGGGTAAAAGAGAAATAATTTACGTGTAAGAAATGAAGTATATGTATAACCCTTGGCATTCAGGTCGGGCCCTTATGATGTTATACAAATGAGTGAAGCATCATCTTTCAATGCATGGCTTTGTTAGTGATTATGCCCGTGTTCATGTTCATGATCAAACAGCTCATGGAGATTCCGGCAGCCGGACAATGCACCTGCAATAAATTTTTCAATTGCCACTCTTACCTGCATATCTTCCTCCATGGTTTCCATCCTGTATTCCATTATTAAGTTTATGTATTTACCCCGTTCCACTGTCATTAGCGTACGCATTATCTTGACAATAAGATTTTATTAAATTAAAAGTAATAAGTATTATCGGTTATTTAATTATGTAAAAAGTCTGGTAGAAGGAGGTTATGTTATTATGTTGCAAAAAACTTATTTGCGCAGCATTTTAAGCATATTTTCGACCTTTTTATTCACAGTGGTTTGTCTATTTTTATTGTCTATTTTTAAACCGGCAAGTTCTTTCGCTATAAGTTTAGAAAGCTTTAAGCCGTACCCGGTGCCTATTCCTATAGATAATCCGCAGACACCTGAAAAAATCAAACTCGGAAAGATGCTCTTTTTTGACCCGAGGCTTTCTGGCAACGGCTCGATGTCATGTTCCACATGCCATATTCCTGCGGCAGGATTCGTTTCCCCGACGAGGCTGTCGCTGTCTTTCCCTTCGACCATGCACTGGAGAGCAGTTGATTCGGTAATTGATGCGGCATACTTAAAATATTTATTCTGGGATGGAAGGGCAGGTTCTCTCGAACAGCAGGCGCTGGGGCCCATCGGTGCGCCATTCGAAATGAACATGCACCTGCATTATTTAACCGCAAGATTATATGAAATACCGCAGTATAGAAAAATGTTCAACGAGGTGT comes from Deltaproteobacteria bacterium and encodes:
- a CDS encoding PQQ-binding-like beta-propeller repeat protein, giving the protein MKRYLIFSLVFIILSEPGCGSNKNSGLKGNPPWPKFRGNIRNTGLSTVNTYIDTGMHKWSYPTGSFIYSSPAVGANGTIYVGSHDNNLYAIH
- a CDS encoding porin family protein, encoding MTKLFKRSILIFITTFILTFAMFFFRVSMSHAGYDVATANNNHTGFYLGAGTGFDIPAGPDEDGYGLGIGWTLKLGYQFIRYLAIEGGYHQSLGSFNQQNNTPSGTQSWQGLWTFIEIPFIELKPIIPLSLRNNLYFILGIANAGFELATSNLPSNVTISSFGTGYDFGMGFEGYITNHISLGGELIYHNFTNNKFNASGGLNGSATTPYNLNMSFTSLNFSFLYHF